A region of the Chroicocephalus ridibundus chromosome 1, bChrRid1.1, whole genome shotgun sequence genome:
CTCCAGAATCAAGTAAGCTAGGTGGGATGTATGTCTTTATTAAAAAGGATTCTGGGAAAATGAATAATTCCATTTGTTTTCTGGTTTCGGTACCTGAATTCCTTTGTAGCAAATCCCTCTTTGACAGATTATTTATCTTGTTGCCTTTCATGTTCCCTATTTCATAAGGGTGGGGGAGTGAATTTCAAACTACAATGGTAATGTTTTAGCTAATCAGTTTAAAAACTGAGCTCTTAGAGATGACTGATTTTGATAAAACACCTAAAAGATGAAAGAAGGATcaccaaaaagaagaaagataaagaaggaaaaaaacccaccccgaAATTTTTCAGCTATGTATAAAATCCTAGCGTTACATCAGCACTAGTATACAGTGCTTCACTTCACAGTGATCATAGTAGACCGACAAAGTAGACTATGACAAAGGAGAATTTGTGGTCGTGAAGCATTctaaaagttttcaaaatttcctatgaacagcatttttttttctctatttactaTATGATTTACTGTATGAGGACCATTTTGAAGTTTAGAGGCTCCTTAAGTTCTGTGTAATTAATTTGACAcctaatgtttgttttttctgagactgaaatttgattttattaattctcatatttttacatttagTTTAATGGTGCATTAACAACTACGATGTTATGTAGTTATATCTTGACTGTGGCAACTTTTTGTGCCAATGGCTAGTTGCTTTATCCTGATGTAAGTCAGGAGTGTTGCCAAGAAAGATATGGATCCTTCAGACCTGCCTCACCCCATCCAGATTTCTGCACCATAATACTCTTAACTGGGCTGGGGACCTGACTTGATTAAAATTAAcccaggttgggttttttttaaagcctatttcAGTCTGGGTGATTTACCACTTCAGCTCACTCTCCGAGTATCAGTGGGAACATACATGCTAACATGTGAGAGTAGGTGTGCCAGAGGaatgggaatgagcagctgggcAAGAGACGGGCTGGGGCTGTCACTTAAGGTGCTCCATCAAAGCGCTTATGGAAGTACGGTGTTGCTCTCTGTCTCCCACGTCATTAGTCCCATCTGAGATCCTGGCTGTTTACAAATTGGATTTCTGATTGGGCCCGATTCTGTCAGGTACTTATGCACTGATACTGTGACTAGTTCATCCCATGTGAAGACAACAGCAGGTTCCCAAAGGGGAACATAATACAGCATAGCTGCTCCTTCACATTGTTATATTCCTCAGATAGCTATAAATGGTGTTGATGAGGCTTGAATACAAAAATTCAATACGTAATTCTTCTTTACATGGATCTTTTTCAACCAGAATTGAAATGCTTCTGTAAGATGCAAAACCCTAATTCCCTGAAAGATGACACAAAATTTACTATTGTCTCGTAGCAATAGGGGGGCTTGGAGTGGAGGGTGGTGTGTCGTTCTTCTGATACCAATGATATTCAGGATATGCAAGAcaattttggaaaacaaagcttAAATTTTATTGGTGAAAGTCTTTCAATAGTTATAATACCTTCTGACAGTCACCACCATCTCTCACAGCAAAACTGCATCTTCATTCCAGGACTCCATTTCAATCCTTTCACTTATTTCAGTTCCATACTTTCATCCTTAAGAGTAGTTATTTGCTAGtaacttttttaatttaagtCAGATCAGAAACTTGTTTATCTTCAGCATGTTTGTTATTAAGGAAGAGTCTGTTAAGAGCTAGGAGTCCTTACCcgttatcttaaaaaaaaaacataaattgcCAAAAACTAGTTGCCACTGTCAAATATAGCAAGAGGAGGCCTGTTTTATAAAACAGTCCATTAAATTGTGTCCTAGTATGCTATGTTAGCAAGCATCCCAATCTTAAGACTTTTAGAATGTCTTCAcagaaatgaaatgtgaaatgctCCGTTAAACTCACCTGTGTAAACATCTTGCTAAGCGCATAGCTGCCTTTGCATCATTCATTTGCTGAATCATGACCTTGCAGTCTTTTGAACTTATCTTTGGCTGTCCTGCTTAAGCTATTCCTGTGATTGGTCTAATCAGAAAGTTTTTaaattgggaaaagaaaaaaaaaagttactcggTGTACTAAAAAGATAGCCAGATATAAATATCAGTAGAGTGTCACACTTCCTTGCTATTGTTAATTTTGCACTTCACATTAAGGCAACAGAAGGAACAGAATGTGCATGGGAACTGCTTGGTCTTTTGGATCTTGGTGGCTAGGGTTTAGTGGATGAAGACAAACTTTTGTTCATCAGTATACAAAGCTAACCTTGCTGTGAAGGTCTGGATCTTTACTGCCGACCCTCAATGAAGGGGGATATGGGAGGCATTCAGTGATTCAGTGGATGGTCACTGGTTAAGCTAATGAACTGGAAGCCTGAGATAGGCACTGAAAGCCGATCTGTTCCATCTTCTATTAAAAGTATTAGCAACCAGAAATTGTGGGTTTCACTTTTGAATGTATAACATAGGAACTTGGTGGGGGCGGGCGGGACAGGAATCCACCTTCTTAAGGTCACTATGCCATATTTTCATGGAAGCTGTCATATGAGCCAGTATTGGTAGTAATAATATATATTCGGCTATGAATACTGATGCAGGTGTTACTGTGAACTTTATGCTCTGCAAATAAGTTAAACTGGTTGGGTGGGATAACCGAATAATATATTTGGGTTCAGTACATGGTTTTGTAGAAAGGAGAGTCTTCATCACTTCATCATGGTGAGGGTAATTTAGGGTCCCTtggtattaaaaatacataggaaaaaaaggagtagaACCCTATATAGAGAACAACACTGAAGGTACTATTGGACTTCTAGAGGATCAGAGGTAATATGGTGGATGGCAAGGGAATCTCTGCTGAGGTTTTAAACTAGTGATGATAACATGTCGGCATATATATGCAGACATCATGCTCCAGCCCTGAAATAGGTTTCATCCATTGTGGCACTCTGTTAATTTGTCTGATTTATAACTATATACGAATATCATGTCCATGTGAAGTCATACCACATAGGACATGATAATAGTTCACCACAAATGAAAGGAAGGGGTCCTGTTAATTGTTGTTCATCCCACTAATTTCCTTATAGTGACTCCAAAGCTGATTGAACTTGCAGGTTACCCTATGCAATGTGCTAAGCCAGCAAAAAACTAATGCACCAGAAAATGGACAGTTTTGTGTTGAGTTAGTGAATACAGTTGATTTAGTTAAGGGAGTTTACCGCCATCAGAACTCTCACAAATGAGAGATGAAACTTGGGGAACTTGAAATAGGTAGAGCTagtgagagagagaaggaaaagtgaGATCTCTTACTAGCCTCCATCCGGTGGCAGAGAGATCATCTTAGCTGCTCGCAAAACCACAAACTGTGGTTTCTAGAGTAAATATAGCAGTGACACAAATGTGGGGTAGTTACATACTGAATACAGCTTGCACGTTCCTACATAGAAATTGTAATTTgtgtaaattaaaattttaattaaaaattaaataaattaaaaaaataaaaatgtgtcttcCAATTTACAGTAacttttggaaataattttacttgTTTTGCAAAGGGTTGGAAGAAACTGCTAGTAGCAAAATAAACTTGGAAAAGATACTTGAAGCTGAAGGATAGACTTCTTTAGTTTTGTATATTCATTAGAtgccttttattttcagtcttttatctTTTGATCTGTAATAAATTGTAGTTGCTTTGACTCAGTTGAGTAGCAGACCAACAGCTGactgcatgtacacacacatgcatatgaaCGTGTGCACATACACAATCTTGTTCTACATGCAGTATGATTTAAAACGTGTATTTGAAAAGTCTACAACCAGTATCAGTAATGTTCATTAACTGGGTTATAATTATTATGTTGAACTTGGAGCTGGACTGTTAGCAGTAGAGATGAGTCAACAGTGAATTGAAACACCCACAAAACGCCTGTGGGGAGTTTGTTTAAggttttttattagtattttcaaTGGTGTTTTGCAGCCTGATGCGTAACAAAGTTGTTTTGGAAGAACATTTGAGGGGAGGGTTCttattaatgaaaacagtaatCAGTGTGTTAAAAATGTGATGTTCGGTGCTTGTAAATAATATTGATTCTTAATGACCTTTTTGGGTGTGGGTTTGTTGGTATTTTTTAGATTCAGCAATTGGAGGTGCTGCTGCTTCAAATTATGCAAATTCCACTTGGGGTCCTGGAGCCTCCTCCAACAGCGGCACCAACGCCAACCCAACTCACATCTGGGACAAGGTGATTGTAGACGGGTCTGACATGGAAGAGTGGCCTTGTATTGCCAGCAAAGATGCTGAGTCTTCTTCCGAAAACACCACCGATAACAACAGTGCCTCGAACCCTGGCTTGGAGAAGAATGCTCTGCCAGGAAGCACCACTAgtaacaaaggaaaaggaagccaGTGCCAGTCTGGAAGCGCTGGAAACGAATGTAATCTTGGGGCCTGGAAATCTGATCCCAAGGCTAAATCTGTTCAATCTTCCAACCCTGCTGCCGAGAGTAACAATGGACTAGGTAATTGGAGGAACTTGAGTGGACAAGACAGAATTGGTCCCAGTTCTGGCTTCAGCAACTTTAACCCAAATAGCAACCCGTCTGCTTGGCCGGCACTGGTTCAAGAGGGCAATTCTAGGAAAGGGACTTTGGAATCTGATAGTGGTAGCTCCAATGCACAGATTAGCACAGTAGGTCAGACCTCTAGGGAACAGCAGTCAAAGATGGAAAATGCGGGTGTTAACTTTGTCTCTGGCAGAGAACAGGCTCAAATTCATAACACTGATGGACCAAAAAATGGAAACACTAACTCCTTGAACTTAAGTTCACCAAACCCTATGGAGAATAAGGGAATGCCCTTTGAAATGGGCTTGGGGAACCCTTCCAGGAGCACTGACACCCCTTCACAAAGCACTGGAGAAAGAAAGACTGGGAGTGTTGGATCTTGGGGTACAGCTAGGGGGTCTTCTGGAACTGACACAGTCTCTGGACAGAGCAATTCTGGAAACCATGGGAACAATGGAAAGGATAGAGAGGACTCCTGGAAAGGAGCTTCTGTTCAAAAACCTAATGGGTCAAGAAGTGATTCTTGGGATAACAATAACCGGTCTACGGGTGGTGGGTCTTGGAACTTTGGCCCTCAGcatgcaaatgaaagcaaatggGGTGAAGGGAACAAATTAACATCTGGGGTCTCTCAGGGAGAATGGAAACAGCTGTCTGGGTCTGATGAACTGAAGATTGGAGAATGGAGTGGTCCAAACCAACCAAATTCTAGCACTGGAGCATGGGACAATCAAAAAGGCCACCCTCTTCCTGAAAACCAAGGCAATTCCCAGGCTCCCTGTTGGGGAAGATCTTCCAGCTCTGCAGGAAGTGAGGTTGGAGGTCAAAGCACTGGAAGCAACCACAAAGCAGGAAGTAGTGACAGTCACAATTCTGGACGCCGATCATATAGGCCTACGCATCCTGATTGCCAGGCAGTCTTGCAGACTTTGCTGAGCAGGACTGATTTGGACCCCCGAGTGCTTTCAAACACCGGCTGGGGCCAAACTCAAATTAAGCAAGATACCGTATGGGATATTGAAGAGATGCCACGGCCCGAGGGGAAGTCTGATAAAGGAACTGAGGGGTGGGAGAGCTCTGCCACACAGACAAAGAACTCAGGGGGCTGGGGCGATGTACCCAGCCAAAGCAATCAAATCAAGTCTGGATGGGGTGAGCTCTCAACCCCAACGGAGTGGAAAGACCCCAAAAATACTGGAGGATGGAATGACTATAAGAACCCCAATTCTTCTAACTGGGGGGGAGGaagaccagaagaaaaatcatCTTCCTCTTGGAATGACAGCTCTAGTAAGGATCAGGGGTGGGGTGGACGGCAACCTAATCAAGGATGGTCTTCTGGAAAGAACGGTTGGGGAGAGGAAGTtgaccaaacaaaaaacagcaaCTGGGAAAGTGCAGGAAACAAGCCAGTGTCTGGTTGGGGTGAAGGTGGGCAAAATGAGATTGGAACTTGGGGTAATGGTGCAAATACAAGCGCTGCTTCAAAGGGTGGATGGGATGATTGTAAAAGAACTTCAACGTGGAATGAGACGGGTcgacagcccagctcctggaacaagcagcagcagcagcaccagcagcaacagcaggagGCTTCTGGTTCCTGGGGTCCACCGCCCCAAACTCCAAGTAATGGGCGACCTCCAAACCCAAACTGGAACAGTGGACCACAGCCAGCTGCCCCCAAAGAGGAGGAGCCTAGTGGCTGGGAAGAACCTTCTCCACAGTCAATCAGTCGTAAAATGGATATTGATGATGGCACTTCAGCGTGGGGAGATCCCAGCAGTTACAACTACAAGAATGTGAACCTGTGGGACAAGAACTCACAAGGAGGACAGGCCCCACGGGAGCAGAGCCTGCCTACTCCAATGACTAGCAAATCACAAGCATCAGGTACTCGTCTTGTTCCTTTTTTCAGCAAACTCCTATATATGAATGTAATCTTAATGCATAAGAGATACTCGTGTAGTCCCCACTTCCTCATAGTTTGATTCCATAAAGAAAAACCAGTTTCTTACTGGAATATTTGTCTCTGTAtttaaagtatcttttaaaatttgaatcaATCATTCCTCTGCTCATTGTGCCTCAGTAACTGTGATCTGAATACTGGTCAGCCTGCcagtaaaagaaaatttttagTAGCTAACAAATCTGCATTTTCACTCTGAGCTCTGAAGAATAGTTTgaattataaaatcatagaatcatttcggttggaaaagaccttttaagatcatcaagaaaacctaacactgccgagtccaccactaaaccacgtccctaagtgccacatctacatgtcttttaaatacctctggggtgGTGActctgccacttccctgggcagcctgttccaatgctagataacccttttggtgaagaaatttttcctaatacccaatctaaacctcccctgatgcaacttgaagctgtttcctctcatcctgtcacttggtacttgggaaaagagaccaacccccaccttgctacaactcctttcaggtagttgtagaaagcgacaaggtctctcctcagcctcctttttttcacattttttataaataacttttctaataaatcacttttttagaaataatttttaaccactttttttaatatttagttattagaaaagcagggagaaattctttactattttTAGTCCAAAACTTTTTGCTCTGAAACACTCAGTTAACACTTGAAATCGAGCGAGTCTGATCTAATTTTTTAGCTCAATTTGGCTGTGCTGTATGATAAAGAatacttaataaaatattttcttctttgaaaaaaggaaaagaaaaagttacacAGCCTGGAAATATATTAAGCTGTCACTGTTATGAAATCTCTTGTCTGACTTGGACATGCTCTAAagaatactattttattttaacatgtacTTCaaatatgtcatagaatcatagaactgcctagattggaagggacctttcagatcatttagtccaaccacctgggcagcctgttccaatgcttattaaccctttcagtgtaaaaaatttttcctaatatccaatccaaacctcccGTGGTGCAaattgaggccgtttcctcttgtcctgttgcctgttacttgggagaagaaaccaacccccgcctttctacaacctcctttcaagcagttgtagagagtgataaggtctcccctcagcctccttttctccaggctgaacaatcccagctccctcagctgctccaaATAAGACTTGTTCTCCGGACCTCTTACCTGGGGCTGGTTGCTTCGTTGCCCAGTAAAATCGTTCCTTGTCAGGGTACTGGAGCTGGACCATAAACAAAAGGCCCTATGATCTTCTTATTTCGTTCGGATCCTTGCACATCCCATGAATGCTGCTGCCTGGGCAAAGCTGATAAGAGTTGACCGGTACCCTTTGGTGTGACTTGCTCACTGTAAAACTCAAGAGCAGCCTCAGCAgcgaggcagcagctgctgatggTACAGGACGGGGATGAGGAATTGCTTAGGAAGCGGTGGGACTTCTACATCACACCAGAACCATCTGCGTGCTAGGGGAAATCGCACTGGGGATGAGCAGGGGACTGACTTCCTGGCAAAAtatcctgctccagctgcagcgtGTGGCATGAGCAGTGAGAGGTAGACATGTCTggcacttagaatcatagaattgcctaggttggaagggacctttcagatcatctagtccaaccattaacctaacactgacaaaaaacatcactaaaccatatctctaagcactgtgtctacccatcttttaatgTCCTTATTCTTTCTTCAGTATATGAAAACCCTGAGTTAGTCTGGTGCTTTTAATTAACCACAGAAGTTCACCAGGTAGGGAGACCACATTAGATGTGGGGTTCATGTTGAACCTGTGAGAAGAATATTACTCATAgcattctcttctttttcatccCTAGAGGTCAGTGCCTGCTTTAAGTTTGATGTGAACAGTTGTCTGTTCTGTTGCACCCACGCTATTGAGCATCTAAAGGCCTCAACAAAATAATGAAGCAGTAGATTAGTGATGTGGTGCTGCACTGCAGTAAATAGTTCATTGTCTAAATGGTCTGTAATGAAAACTCTTTCTCCTTTGTGCAGTCTGGAGCAAAagcactccacctgctccagaTAATGGTACGTCCGCCTGGGGTGAGCCAAATGAAACCAGTCCCGGGTGGGGTGAAGTAGATGATACAGGAGCATCGACAACAGGCTGGGGGAATGCACCTTCCAACGCCCCGAATGCCATGAAATCTAGTGAGTATAGGCCAGATGCCAGTTTCTTCGCAATGGTCCTGGAGATTTTTAGTGCTTGGCCTTTTGATATAGGTCACCCATGAAGGAATTGTTATCCAAGGCCTAGAAGCAATGTTGAATGTCATGTAAGATTTTGATGGATGAGTGATTAAGTGCTTACAAATGACTGGAACTTTTGTCTTTTAAGgtaatgaaaaatttctgaacTAAGCAATTAAATGGGCAGCTCCAATTGTGGAAGTGTCGAAACATTAGAGCATCTGATTGAGGAGTGTCTTTCCTTCTCTGGCTGCCCACTTGTCACTTAGTATATAAACTTGGTACATAATAGATCACTTTTCCTAATCATATCAGAAAAAAGTATGCACAGTACAGACAAATTGCATTGTGGAGGCAGTTACGTGGTAATCTATGCTTTGGTAATGCAACTTGCCTTTGAATGGACTTTTTTTATTGTATGAGTGTGGAAAATTGTAACTCTTAAGAACTGAGCTTTCTCTTGTGGTTGAATCTAAATGGGTGACTATTTTCTGGATATAACTTGCCTACAGCTGTGTTCTTCATGAATGAAATATTGTTGAAATCTTCTAAAAATTAGTTTGAAGTTAAAATTTTGCTgtattaagaattttatttttgtggaattcATTCCTGCTCACGTAAGCTGTTTGTGGAGTTTTTATTTCACTCCTTTTAAGGAAAATGCAACAAACAAAATCAATCACCTGCTGATACAATATAGCAATGTTGTAGCCAAAGCCAATAATATTTGGATGTGATGTTTCCAGTAGGAAATACTGATACTACATGACTGTTGCTGAATTTGACTGCTGATACCCGCTGTAAAACCGTTCCCAGTTACATGTTGCCTTTGCAACATGTAATTACTTGCAATGAAATGCTCTATACAGATTGTATGCTGTTGGgtcattctcctttccttccacaCCAATTAAATAGTCTGACCATTTATGaaacaaaactgggaaaaaaagcgTTGCTTCCTTAGTGTTAACATTATAGCAACCTTTTGTGGATGGCTGTAAAGCTTCCTGTGCCTGCCAGACAAACCTGGCGCTTTTCAGGATGCTAGACTTTATTTAGGTGGATCTCTTCTTTCATCTGTAAAAAGCCACTTAAATATGACCAAAATAAGAGCCTCTGAAATGCTAATGATGCATTGCAAATTCTATGGATTTGTTAATATAGTCTTTAAAGACTACGCATGGTCACTTGCTTTTCCTAACTGGATTTTGTGTGCGACATAACCAAAGAGCTGCAACATGTGTTTACTATTTTGTACATAAGCTGTCCCCAGCTCTCTAGAGCAAAATATAGGGAGTTTCCCCATCGTGGCTGTTTCAGGTTGAGATGTAGTAGGACACCAGTATTAAGAGCTGAGTTCTTCATTCTCCTGTAGTCTGTGACTACTCTCTCAACTCCTTTCTAATTGGCACccagaagaaatggagaagagaGCTACATTATTCAGTGGAGTAAAGGGAGGTATTTAATGTCTTGCGTAAGTTGGAAGAAGAAATTGGGACAAAGAGCCTGCAAAGGCATAATATATGGTTGAAGGTAAGGACAGGAAACAGAGGCCAGTAATGATTGGAAAAGAAAACGAGAATTCAGAGCCAAAGAAGGGAAACACAGATCATTACCCAcctgtttttgggttttttttgggttttttttgttttttttttttaaaaaaaggatttatgtAGTTTTACCAGCATTGCACAGGAATTCTCTGGCAGAAGTAggaataaattcatttttctgtaacaTCATTATTTTGTCTTCAtcttgaaagttttcttttcttatagCTATTTGTGTCTTCTCACTCAACAAATACAGAAAACGAAGCAGAAAACCTACAGACAACTCATCTTTACACCACTGTCCAGGTTCATGTTCAGGAATCTCAGACCTGAGGGCTgtcaatgcagaaaaataatctgtggtCATGTAGTTAAAACCAGGATCATAGTACTATATTTAAACACTGTGGCTGGAAATAAATTAAAGCTGCAGGGACTACCCCATATATGACATTTCCAGATTAAGTTCTTGACTCTGCAGTCATAATCCTTAAATGTAGCCTTTTCTGTGTAAGTAGCATGATTAAAGGGTCAAGAGGTAGATTTTTTGCACTTAGACTAGTATCTTTCCTAAGCAGCCCTCAATTTTGATACACAAAtgaatatactttaaaaagttatgtttCCTGTGAAGTATCTGAGTTGTTATTTATGATGGATTTTAAGGTAGCTCTTGTACAGCAACATTTCATGgcagtttttgttttcagtatgaTAAAGGTAGAGTTTCCCTTAAAAGACTAATTATGATTCCTACtttttttatattcatattttctgCTATGTGTGTTAATATTCTTATCCCCGATTTCCACACTCAAAAGCCAGACAATTGAAGAATGAGTTATGAAAAAGGTGATGGtgatggaaataatttttaaaggagttaaatgcttggggaaaaaatgagcagAATGAAGAGCTAGAGTAGGAAGGAGAACGGTTGGACAGTGGACAAGATGAGGATTTGGGCTCTTGTTGGCTTGTCAGTAGAAGTTGGAATTCTTCAGTTGCCTGACAGCTGGTGCTAGAGaataacagcaagaaaagaaaccaacAGGGAAAAGTCCTTAGTCTGAATTGATAGGATGAAATGGCCGTAGCTTTCTGGTAACGGCATCTCTACTTAAACAGCACTACTAATGACTCTTTTTTGTGACATTGTTAGCAACAGAAATTGAAGTAGAGGGGTTTTTTCTGCATTAAACTGCTTTTGGTGTTACATATACCAGAGTACAATGTCGGATTCTCTCCTTTAGATTCTACTTAGTTGTTACTCCTTAAAGTTCTTTGTTTCAGTAACTTTGTGAAAGAGTTTAGTGCAAGGGAAATGTTATGATtttgaaggaagagaggaaataatTGATAAGCTACCTGAAGCAGAGTCCTCAGCACACTTGGTTTTTAAGTATCCTTAAAGTTTAGCTGTATCTGTGTAGGAGAAGAGGTCTCTATGGTTATTTATATCTTTAAGTGTTTGACATTGCTTGGAAATAGTTGTAAAACATGCCACGCTAACACGCTGCTGAATCTCTTGGGTTTTGGGATTCGTGCACaggacactttcttttttttttttttttttgtttactcctTTGGGGTTCTGATGATCTCAGCTAATCTTGCAGTGTCAAGTTGCCAGCTGCATGGTATTGTAGACTGcttttgagctttttttctttttctaaaggttCTAAATCTATGCAAGATGGCTGGGGAGAAAGTGATGGGCCAGTGACAGGAACGCGTCATTccagctgggaagaggaggaggagggaggagtcTGGAACACAGCAGGCTCTCAGGGAAGCAGTTCCTCCCACAACTCAACAAGCTGGgggcaaggaggaaagaaaacacaaatgaaggTAAAATCTTTGAATGATTCATAACTACTGTGTTGTCTGAAAGCAGTATGACTGATATGTTAGAGCATTATAATAGTAGTTCTTCTAAAAAGAATTCATCTAGAAAGGTGCTTGTTACAACAGTGTAAAAAATGTGAGGTTTCTGGAATTGTTTTAATGTATTACACCTGTTGTGACTAATAAATCTGCCAGTAGGTGTCAAATTGTTTCAGTATGTAAGCTGCAGAGCCATTACTAAATGAAACTGAGCAATAAGTATCCCAAggctattgcttttcttttgttgacACATCTTTCTGCGTTAGGCTGCTGTCGCTCTCGCATAGCTTGCTGAAGTTTGGATTCCACGGTCGTCTTGGTACCCGTGCTTCTTATTTCTGCTCGCTGTTGGATTTAGGTCTGACTTGTGTTTGTTGTTATTGACCTTCGGCCTCGAGCAGGAGCTTGGCTATAGTCCTGAGTAAATTGTTTTCTaaggttttttttgtattaaagttCTCTAGTACTGTAACACTTGGTACTGTATTAATATTAGAGAGAACTATATTTCGTTTACTTCTAATCATATAGGTAAGGCAAACTCAAAAAGCAAGTGCAGAACAGTTTCCTAGGGTGTGGAAATACTGTTGTGACATGGTATGGAGTTTTACAATTACTGTTTTGCAAAAATGATGCTCATGAACCTTTTTTCTTActtaaagcttttcttattttaatcATCAAAGCAACTGtccaaaaatttttattttctgttgaactgtgttcagttttgggtttgATCACCTGTAAATAACAGTAAGGCCAAATTGAGTGCCATGTCAGCACAGTGCCCAGGTAAGAGAAACCATactaaagggaagaaaacaaaggaaaaaatccacTGTTGCACCTGATGGATTAAAGAATGTATTAAACTATAACAGAGGGAACAGTAAATAACATTTACAAAGCTTTCCAGATCACAGAATGAAACTGAAGGTGTGATAAACATTCTACACAGCAGGTGTTCATCCAGTTTGGTATACCTaacaatgaaagagaaaaggagaaaaaagtatttgGTAAATGTTTCCAACCACACAAAAAATTAAAGTAACTTGTTCAGGGGATTGTTTTCTCTGATACCAGGATTTTCATCTGACATTTGTGCACTCAAggataaaacagaatttaagaaatcaaaaagttccttaaaaatttttttttcttcttcagtgcgCATTAAAAGGAGGAAATAGTGATTCGTGGATGAACCCTTTATCCAAACAGTTTTCTAATATGGGCTTGCTAGTAAGTaacttttttaaatataaaatccaACTTTGTAAAAAAGCAGTAAGCTTTAAATAAGCCAAAAAGTCAACTGTTTCACTGTGTAACTGCTTATTTATCTGCATTTGCTATGCTGACATGTTGATTATAATACCTCTAACAGCTGGGTATTCAGCACTTCCTTGCTAATCAGAATGGCTTCTCAGA
Encoded here:
- the TNRC6B gene encoding trinucleotide repeat-containing gene 6B protein isoform X11, whose amino-acid sequence is MAREKEQEREEQLMEDKKRKKEDKKKKESAQKVTDQKTKVPEVTKPSLSQPVAASPIGNSPSPPVNGGNNAKRVAVPNGQPPSAARYMPREVPPRFRCQQDHKVLLKRGQPPPPSCMLLGGGAGPPPPTAPGANPNNAQPVTGALLQSDSGTATDSAIGGAAASNYANSTWGPGASSNSGTNANPTHIWDKVIVDGSDMEEWPCIASKDAESSSENTTDNNSASNPGLEKNALPGSTTSNKGKGSQCQSGSAGNECNLGAWKSDPKAKSVQSSNPAAESNNGLGNWRNLSGQDRIGPSSGFSNFNPNSNPSAWPALVQEGNSRKGTLESDSGSSNAQISTVGQTSREQQSKMENAGVNFVSGREQAQIHNTDGPKNGNTNSLNLSSPNPMENKGMPFEMGLGNPSRSTDTPSQSTGERKTGSVGSWGTARGSSGTDTVSGQSNSGNHGNNGKDREDSWKGASVQKPNGSRSDSWDNNNRSTGGGSWNFGPQHANESKWGEGNKLTSGVSQGEWKQLSGSDELKIGEWSGPNQPNSSTGAWDNQKGHPLPENQGNSQAPCWGRSSSSAGSEVGGQSTGSNHKAGSSDSHNSGRRSYRPTHPDCQAVLQTLLSRTDLDPRVLSNTGWGQTQIKQDTVWDIEEMPRPEGKSDKGTEGWESSATQTKNSGGWGDVPSQSNQIKSGWGELSTPTEWKDPKNTGGWNDYKNPNSSNWGGGRPEEKSSSSWNDSSSKDQGWGGRQPNQGWSSGKNGWGEEVDQTKNSNWESAGNKPVSGWGEGGQNEIGTWGNGANTSAASKGGWDDCKRTSTWNETGRQPSSWNKQQQQHQQQQQEASGSWGPPPQTPSNGRPPNPNWNSGPQPAAPKEEEPSGWEEPSPQSISRKMDIDDGTSAWGDPSSYNYKNVNLWDKNSQGGQAPREQSLPTPMTSKSQASVWSKSTPPAPDNGTSAWGEPNETSPGWGEVDDTGASTTGWGNAPSNAPNAMKSSSKSMQDGWGESDGPVTGTRHSSWEEEEEGGVWNTAGSQGSSSSHNSTSWGQGGKKTQMKCALKGGNSDSWMNPLSKQFSNMGLLSQTEDIPGSKMDLSVGGLPDKKFEVDKRAMNLGDFNDMMRKDRSGFRPPNSKDMGTTDSGPYFEKGGNHGLFGNSTAQSRGMHTPVQPLNPSPNIRAQVPPQFLSPQVSASMLKQFPNSGLNPGLFNMGPQLSPQQIAMLSQLPQIPQFQLACQLLLQQQQQQQQLLQSQRKLSQAVRQQQEQQIARMVSALQQQQQRQPGMKHSPSHPVGPKPHLDSMVPNPLNVGLSDLQTKGQIPGYGSGFGSSGMDYGMVGGKEAGTESRFKQWTMMEGLPSVASQDANMHKNGAIVPPGKTRGGSPYNQFDIIQGDPLGGHAGPAGDSWLPAKSPPTNKIGSKSSNASWPPEFQPGVPWKGIQNIDPESDPYVTPGSVLGGTATSPIVDTDHQLLRDNTTGSNSSLNTSLPSPGAWPYSASDNSFTNVHSTSAKFSDYKSTWSPDPIGHNPTHLSNKMWKNHISSRNTTGLPRPPPGLTNPKPSSPWNSTASRSVRGWGAQDSRLPSGEKNQLIAPLIRPEECTFYSTNGLDERKLQLSASAWSDGGSVRPSYWLVLHNLTPQIDGSTLRTICMQHGPLLTFHLNLTQGTALIRYNTKQEAAKAQTALHMCVLGNTTILAEFATDEEVSRFLAQAQPPTPAATPSAPTAGWQSLETGQNQTDPVGPALNLFGGSTGLGQWSSGGSGGSSGGDLTGASLWGPPNYSSSLWGVPSVEDPHRMGSPAPLLPGDLLGGGSDSI